One genomic region from Pseudoduganella lutea encodes:
- a CDS encoding SDR family NAD(P)-dependent oxidoreductase, giving the protein MKRIMIIGGTRGIGLALAEHYAGQGATLALCGRDASRMAGHPLAGHARVRIEEVDITDRAALERVMRDFGPIDLLIVTAGHYTDAAAIAADPEATLPVLGTNVGGLYDAFDIGGRHMRRQGQGHLVAIASIAGLLKDYPGASLYSASKRAAIAICDTFRKALAPFGIAVTVIVPGYVDTARLRELNGGDARRKPFLQTEAQAVRHIAAAIARRDARCVFPWQLHMLIRLFNWLPRPLQSLRKK; this is encoded by the coding sequence ATGAAACGAATCATGATCATCGGCGGCACCCGCGGCATCGGCCTCGCGCTGGCCGAACACTATGCCGGGCAGGGCGCCACACTGGCACTGTGCGGCCGCGATGCGTCGCGCATGGCCGGCCATCCGCTTGCCGGCCACGCGCGGGTGCGCATCGAGGAAGTCGACATCACCGACAGGGCGGCACTCGAACGCGTCATGCGTGACTTCGGTCCGATCGACCTGCTGATCGTCACCGCCGGCCACTACACGGATGCGGCGGCCATCGCCGCCGACCCGGAAGCGACGCTGCCGGTGCTGGGCACGAACGTCGGCGGCCTGTACGACGCGTTCGACATCGGCGGCCGCCACATGCGCCGGCAGGGGCAGGGGCACCTGGTTGCCATCGCTTCCATCGCCGGGCTGCTGAAGGACTATCCCGGCGCCTCGCTGTACAGCGCCAGCAAGCGCGCCGCCATCGCCATCTGCGACACGTTCCGCAAGGCGCTGGCACCGTTCGGCATTGCCGTCACGGTCATCGTGCCCGGTTATGTCGACACGGCCCGCCTGCGCGAACTGAATGGCGGCGATGCGCGCCGCAAGCCATTCCTGCAAACGGAAGCGCAGGCAGTGCGTCACATCGCCGCCGCCATCGCCCGGCGCGATGCGCGCTGCGTCTTCCCGTGGCAACTGCATATGCTGATCCGGCTGTTCAACTGGCTGCCGCGGCCATTGCAAAGCCTGCGCAAAAAATAA
- a CDS encoding NAD(P)-dependent oxidoreductase — protein sequence MEFFTKIAFLGIGLMGEPMVRRLLAAGLPVSAWNRTFSKAERLASDGAIAVPNLEDAVRDADIVISMLEAGPVVGAVIDDALPALRQGTLWIDMSSTRQSEAQEFHARLQAAGCRFVDAPVSGGVGGAQAGTLAIMAGGTEADIEYARPVFEAMGRVTRVGPAGAGQVSKLCNQLIVGGTINIVAEALLLAQAAGADPTAVRAAIRGGFAESRILEVHGQRMLDRNFLPGGQVTTQLKDQHNILAAAAAAGIALPVTSLVTERYESIRDVYPQADHSAALLALERLNDGQRVGDAPDQLP from the coding sequence ATGGAATTCTTCACGAAAATCGCTTTTCTCGGTATCGGCTTGATGGGAGAGCCCATGGTGCGGCGCCTGCTCGCGGCAGGGCTCCCGGTCAGCGCCTGGAATCGTACCTTCAGCAAGGCCGAGCGGCTTGCATCGGATGGCGCCATTGCCGTGCCGAACCTGGAAGACGCGGTGCGCGACGCCGATATCGTCATCTCGATGCTGGAAGCCGGCCCGGTGGTCGGCGCGGTCATCGATGACGCACTGCCGGCGCTCCGGCAAGGCACGCTGTGGATCGACATGAGTTCCACGCGCCAGTCGGAAGCCCAGGAATTCCATGCCCGCCTGCAGGCGGCCGGCTGCCGCTTCGTCGACGCGCCCGTCTCCGGCGGCGTTGGTGGCGCACAGGCGGGAACGCTGGCGATCATGGCCGGCGGCACCGAGGCCGATATCGAGTATGCCCGGCCCGTGTTCGAAGCGATGGGCCGTGTCACCCGCGTGGGCCCGGCCGGCGCGGGCCAGGTATCGAAGCTGTGCAACCAGCTGATCGTCGGCGGCACGATCAATATCGTGGCGGAGGCGCTGCTGCTGGCGCAGGCCGCGGGTGCCGACCCCACCGCGGTGCGGGCGGCAATCCGAGGCGGTTTTGCCGAGAGCCGCATCCTCGAGGTGCATGGCCAGCGCATGCTCGACCGGAATTTCCTGCCGGGCGGGCAGGTGACGACGCAGTTGAAAGACCAGCACAACATCCTTGCCGCGGCGGCGGCGGCAGGCATCGCGCTGCCCGTCACCAGCCTGGTGACGGAACGCTATGAATCCATCCGGGACGTGTATCCGCAAGCCGATCACTCGGCCGCGCTGCTGGCGCTGGAGCGCCTGAACGACGGCCAGCGCGTGGGCGACGCTCCGGACCAGTTACCGTGA
- a CDS encoding aminopeptidase, translating to MRKIARLKIRAKYLLAGLSCAAVLAGCAQVKYYFQAAQGQYSLWSDSRSVDDWLGDPNTEPKLRARLEKAVTIRKFAVRELGLPDNASYKQYAALNRPFVLWNVVATPELSLRPIQWCFPIAGCVAYRGYYSKEDAMAYAEELRKEGDDVQVGGVPAYSTLGWFSDPLLSTFINYSDAELARMVFHELAHQVVYVPGDSRFNEAFASAVEEAGVDRWLELYGNEAMREAYVRYSMRRKEFLALLVKHRQMLSELYASKASTKKKREEKARIFASLHREYGVLKANWGGYAGYDRFFAEKLTNAHLAAVATYNDLLPGFKALLAQEKTFPRFYAAVQRMSNLPSVERSERLAELARAAAPTPAVTVVAEKQAETAGGH from the coding sequence ATGCGCAAGATTGCCCGTTTAAAAATACGTGCCAAGTACCTCCTGGCAGGGCTTTCGTGTGCGGCCGTGCTGGCCGGTTGCGCCCAGGTCAAGTACTACTTCCAGGCGGCGCAGGGCCAGTATTCGCTCTGGTCCGATTCGCGCTCAGTCGATGACTGGCTGGGCGATCCCAATACCGAACCGAAACTGCGTGCCCGCCTGGAAAAGGCGGTCACGATCCGCAAGTTCGCCGTGCGCGAACTGGGCTTGCCGGATAACGCCAGCTACAAGCAATACGCTGCCCTGAACCGCCCCTTCGTGCTGTGGAACGTGGTTGCCACGCCCGAGCTTTCCCTGCGTCCCATCCAGTGGTGCTTCCCGATCGCCGGCTGCGTGGCCTATCGCGGCTACTACAGCAAGGAAGATGCGATGGCGTATGCCGAAGAACTGCGCAAGGAAGGCGACGACGTGCAGGTCGGCGGCGTTCCCGCCTATTCCACGCTGGGCTGGTTCAGCGATCCGCTGCTGTCCACCTTCATCAATTATTCCGACGCCGAACTGGCCCGCATGGTGTTCCACGAACTGGCCCACCAGGTCGTGTACGTTCCGGGCGATTCCCGCTTCAATGAAGCGTTTGCATCGGCCGTCGAGGAAGCGGGCGTCGACCGCTGGCTCGAGCTGTACGGCAACGAGGCGATGCGCGAAGCGTATGTCCGCTACAGCATGCGCCGCAAGGAATTCCTGGCGCTGCTGGTCAAGCACCGCCAGATGCTCTCCGAGCTGTATGCCAGCAAGGCCAGCACCAAAAAGAAGCGCGAGGAAAAAGCGCGCATCTTTGCCTCCCTGCACAGGGAATATGGCGTGCTCAAGGCGAACTGGGGCGGCTATGCCGGCTACGACCGGTTCTTTGCCGAGAAGCTGACGAATGCCCACCTGGCCGCCGTGGCCACCTATAATGATCTTCTGCCCGGGTTCAAGGCGTTGCTGGCCCAGGAAAAAACGTTCCCGCGCTTTTATGCTGCGGTGCAGCGCATGAGCAACCTGCCATCCGTGGAGCGCAGCGAACGGCTGGCCGAGCTTGCGCGTGCGGCGGCGCCCACTCCGGCCGTGACGGTCGTGGCAGAAAAGCAGGCGGAAACCGCCGGCGGCCACTGA
- a CDS encoding molybdopterin-containing oxidoreductase family protein: MTATQVRAACPHDCPDTCAILVTVENGVATEIKGDPDHPTTAGVLCTKVSRYAERTYSPDRLLYPLRRVGKKGEGKFERISWNDALDEIAARLKPLAESAPEAILPYSYCGTMGLLQGESMSSRFFHQLGASLLDRTICAMAGFTGYKYTIGGSIGTDLEQFQDAKVILIWGGNPIASNLHFWMRAQEAKRRGAKLVAIDPYRSLTAEKCHLHIAPMPGTDAALALGMMHVLIAENLVDDDYIAQYTLGYEQLKERAAEWTPARTAATCGIPEEQVLELARLYGQTARAGEPVAIRVNYGVQRVRGGGMAVRNIACLPALVGAWRHAAGGIQLSTSGSFPTNKPALQRPDLLKKLVRTINMTTIGDDLLRPASPAFGPRVDAVIVYNSNPVAVAPDSSKVQAGFAREDLFTVVLEQFQTDTVDYADIVLPATTQLEHADAHLAYGHLYMMANNPAIAPLGEAKPNTEIFRLLAARMGFTDPCFAETDDELASKAFRKDDARSIHFDWESLKKKGWEKLNMPAAPFAYGKFPTPSGKCEFFSAAMQADGLDPLPAYIENYESASSTPDLAAKYPLAMISPPARNFLNSTFVNVQSLRATEGEPQLDIHPDDATTRAINHGDMVRIFNDRGSFVCKARVTEKARKGLVVGLSIWWKKLARDGKNANEVTSQRLTDMGRAPTFYDTLVQVERVS; encoded by the coding sequence ATGACCGCCACCCAAGTGCGTGCCGCCTGTCCGCACGACTGCCCCGATACCTGCGCCATTCTCGTCACCGTTGAAAACGGCGTCGCCACCGAGATCAAGGGCGATCCCGATCACCCCACCACGGCCGGTGTGCTGTGCACCAAGGTGTCGCGCTATGCCGAACGCACCTATTCGCCGGACCGCCTGCTGTATCCGCTGCGCCGGGTTGGCAAGAAGGGGGAAGGAAAATTCGAGCGCATCAGCTGGAATGACGCCCTGGACGAGATCGCCGCGCGGCTGAAGCCACTGGCGGAGAGCGCGCCGGAAGCCATCCTGCCCTATAGCTATTGCGGCACGATGGGCCTGCTGCAGGGCGAGTCGATGTCGTCGCGCTTCTTCCACCAGCTGGGCGCCTCGCTGCTGGACCGCACGATCTGCGCGATGGCCGGTTTCACCGGTTACAAGTACACGATCGGCGGCTCGATCGGCACCGATCTCGAACAGTTCCAGGATGCGAAAGTGATCCTGATCTGGGGTGGCAACCCGATCGCATCGAACCTGCATTTCTGGATGCGCGCACAGGAAGCAAAGCGGCGCGGCGCGAAACTGGTGGCGATCGATCCCTACCGCTCGCTGACGGCCGAGAAATGCCATCTGCACATCGCGCCGATGCCCGGCACCGATGCCGCGCTGGCGCTGGGCATGATGCACGTGCTGATTGCCGAGAACCTGGTCGACGATGACTACATCGCGCAATACACGCTGGGCTACGAACAGTTGAAGGAGCGCGCAGCCGAGTGGACACCCGCGCGCACGGCGGCCACCTGTGGTATTCCGGAAGAGCAGGTGCTGGAACTGGCGCGCCTGTACGGCCAGACAGCGCGGGCAGGGGAACCGGTGGCGATCCGCGTCAACTACGGCGTGCAGCGGGTGCGCGGCGGCGGCATGGCGGTGCGCAATATCGCCTGCCTGCCGGCGCTCGTTGGCGCATGGCGGCACGCGGCCGGCGGCATCCAGTTGTCCACGTCGGGCTCCTTCCCCACCAACAAGCCGGCGCTCCAGCGCCCGGACCTGCTGAAGAAACTGGTCCGCACGATCAACATGACGACGATCGGCGACGACCTGCTGCGCCCCGCGTCGCCGGCGTTCGGCCCGCGGGTGGATGCCGTCATCGTCTACAACTCGAATCCCGTGGCGGTGGCGCCGGATTCATCGAAAGTCCAGGCGGGTTTCGCGCGTGAAGACCTGTTCACGGTGGTGCTGGAACAGTTCCAGACCGATACCGTGGACTACGCGGACATCGTGCTGCCCGCCACCACGCAACTGGAGCACGCGGACGCCCACCTGGCCTATGGCCACCTGTACATGATGGCCAACAATCCGGCCATCGCGCCGCTGGGCGAGGCAAAGCCGAACACGGAAATCTTCCGCTTGCTGGCCGCCCGCATGGGGTTCACGGACCCCTGCTTTGCCGAGACCGATGATGAATTGGCATCCAAGGCGTTCCGGAAAGATGACGCAAGATCCATTCACTTCGATTGGGAGTCGTTGAAGAAGAAGGGCTGGGAAAAGCTGAACATGCCCGCTGCACCATTTGCCTATGGTAAATTCCCCACACCTTCAGGGAAATGTGAGTTCTTTTCCGCAGCCATGCAGGCAGATGGCCTGGACCCTCTGCCAGCCTATATCGAAAACTACGAATCCGCGTCATCTACCCCTGATCTGGCGGCAAAATACCCGCTGGCGATGATATCTCCACCGGCGCGCAACTTCCTGAACTCCACCTTTGTCAATGTGCAAAGCCTGCGCGCGACGGAGGGGGAACCGCAGCTCGACATCCATCCTGACGATGCAACAACACGTGCCATCAATCACGGCGATATGGTGCGCATCTTCAACGATCGTGGCTCGTTCGTATGCAAGGCCCGGGTCACGGAAAAGGCGCGGAAAGGCCTCGTGGTGGGCCTGTCGATCTGGTGGAAAAAGCTTGCGCGCGATGGCAAGAATGCCAATGAAGTGACCAGCCAGCGCCTGACCGACATGGGCCGCGCGCCGACTTTTTACGATACACTGGTTCAAGTCGAACGTGTCTCATGA
- a CDS encoding long-chain-fatty-acid--CoA ligase has protein sequence MEKIWLKSYPEGVPAEIDVSQYTSVTHLLEDSFRKYADDKAYVCMDKFLTYAQVDQMSRKFGAWLQGKGLQKGARVAIMLPNVLQYPVAMAGILRAGFTVVNVNPLYTPRELAHQLKDSGAQAIIVLENFANTVQQVLHETPVEHVIVATMGDLLGAVKGTIVNLVVRHVKKMVPAFSLPRAVPFKQVLAEGGRMTLHPVKIGHDDIAFLQYTGGTTGVSKGAVLLHRNVVANVLQNEAWLHMGPQQEQVVFVCALPLYHIYSLTISAFMGMRLGGLNVLIPNPRDIPGFVKELAKYRVTVLPAVNTLYNALLNNPDFAKLDFSSYKVCNGGGMAVQQAVADKWLKLTGTPIIEGYGLSETSPVATANRVDIKEFTGTIGLPIPSTEVTILDDDGNPVPLGTAGEIAIRGPQVMAGYWQRPDETARSMTADGFFKTGDVGIMDERGYTKIVDRKKDMIIVSGFNVYPNEVEGVVAAHPGVLECACIGVPDKNSGEAVKLFVVRKDPNLTAESLMEFCKHELTAYKKPKYIEFRDDLPKTNVGKILRRQLRDEKRAA, from the coding sequence ATGGAAAAAATCTGGTTGAAATCCTATCCCGAAGGCGTACCCGCCGAGATCGACGTCTCGCAGTACACCTCGGTGACGCATCTGCTGGAGGATTCGTTCCGCAAATACGCCGACGACAAGGCCTACGTCTGCATGGACAAGTTCCTCACCTATGCGCAGGTCGACCAGATGTCCCGCAAGTTCGGCGCCTGGCTGCAGGGCAAGGGGCTGCAGAAGGGCGCCCGCGTGGCGATCATGCTGCCGAACGTGCTGCAGTATCCGGTGGCGATGGCCGGCATCCTGCGCGCCGGCTTCACCGTGGTCAACGTCAATCCGCTGTACACGCCGCGCGAACTGGCGCACCAGCTGAAGGATTCCGGTGCCCAGGCGATCATCGTGCTGGAAAACTTTGCCAACACCGTGCAGCAGGTGCTGCATGAAACGCCGGTCGAGCACGTGATCGTGGCCACGATGGGCGACCTGCTGGGCGCCGTGAAGGGCACGATCGTCAACCTCGTCGTGCGTCACGTGAAGAAGATGGTGCCGGCGTTCTCGCTGCCGCGCGCCGTGCCGTTCAAGCAGGTGCTGGCCGAGGGCGGCCGCATGACGCTGCACCCGGTGAAGATCGGTCACGACGATATCGCCTTCCTGCAATACACGGGCGGCACCACCGGCGTTTCGAAGGGCGCCGTGCTGCTGCACCGGAACGTGGTCGCCAACGTGCTGCAGAACGAGGCATGGCTGCACATGGGGCCGCAGCAGGAGCAGGTGGTGTTCGTGTGCGCGCTGCCGCTGTACCACATCTATTCGCTCACGATCAGCGCCTTCATGGGCATGCGCCTGGGCGGCCTGAACGTGCTGATCCCGAACCCGCGCGACATCCCGGGCTTCGTCAAGGAGCTGGCGAAATACCGCGTGACCGTGCTGCCGGCCGTGAACACGCTGTACAACGCGCTGCTGAACAATCCCGATTTTGCAAAGCTCGACTTCTCCAGCTACAAGGTGTGCAACGGCGGCGGCATGGCCGTGCAGCAAGCCGTGGCCGACAAGTGGCTCAAGCTCACCGGCACGCCGATCATCGAGGGCTACGGCCTGTCCGAAACGTCGCCGGTTGCCACCGCCAACCGCGTGGACATCAAGGAATTCACGGGCACGATCGGCCTGCCGATCCCGTCCACCGAAGTGACGATCCTCGATGACGACGGCAACCCGGTGCCGCTGGGCACCGCCGGCGAAATCGCCATCCGCGGTCCGCAGGTCATGGCCGGCTACTGGCAGCGGCCCGATGAAACGGCCCGCTCGATGACGGCCGACGGTTTCTTCAAGACCGGCGACGTGGGCATCATGGACGAGCGGGGCTACACGAAGATCGTCGACCGCAAGAAGGACATGATCATCGTTTCCGGCTTCAACGTGTACCCGAACGAAGTCGAAGGCGTGGTGGCCGCGCACCCGGGCGTGCTCGAGTGCGCGTGCATCGGCGTGCCGGACAAGAATTCCGGCGAAGCCGTGAAACTGTTCGTGGTGCGCAAGGACCCGAACCTGACCGCGGAATCGCTGATGGAATTCTGCAAGCACGAGCTGACTGCATACAAGAAACCGAAGTACATCGAGTTCCGCGACGACCTGCCGAAAACGAACGTGGGCAAGATCCTGCGGCGGCAGTTGCGGGACGAGAAGCGCGCGGCTTGA
- a CDS encoding acyloxyacyl hydrolase has protein sequence MKKMIAAVAALMAAQAAFAADGQLIDGVYGEAATASKIRMARVGVTKDWNPNWSWFDSGNTHLTGYWDASAGYWQGRQYKNVPGDKQHIVDIGFTPVFRFENKNKLGFYAEIGIGAHLMSETYNNNDDRLSTAFQFGDHIGVGYVFNKNWEVAVKMQHFSNGSIKKPNSGVDYGVVKLAYRF, from the coding sequence ATGAAAAAAATGATCGCGGCCGTGGCCGCACTGATGGCGGCGCAAGCCGCATTCGCGGCCGATGGCCAACTGATCGATGGCGTGTATGGCGAAGCCGCCACCGCCTCGAAAATCCGCATGGCGCGCGTGGGCGTGACCAAGGACTGGAACCCGAACTGGAGCTGGTTCGATTCCGGCAACACGCACCTGACCGGATATTGGGACGCGAGCGCCGGCTATTGGCAGGGCCGCCAGTACAAGAACGTGCCGGGCGACAAGCAGCACATCGTGGACATCGGCTTCACCCCGGTCTTCCGTTTTGAAAACAAGAACAAGCTGGGTTTCTATGCCGAGATCGGCATTGGCGCGCACTTGATGTCCGAAACCTATAACAACAACGATGACCGCCTGTCGACGGCATTCCAGTTCGGCGACCACATCGGCGTGGGCTATGTCTTCAACAAGAACTGGGAAGTGGCGGTGAAGATGCAGCACTTCTCGAATGGCAGCATCAAGAAGCCGAACAGCGGCGTCGATTATGGCGTGGTGAAACTGGCCTACCGGTTCTGA
- a CDS encoding long-chain fatty acid--CoA ligase, translating into MDKIWLKSYPSGVPAEIDPNQYRSLVHLLEESFQKYADRKAFVCMDKHITFGELDTHSKRIGAWLQSRGMKPGARVALMMPNVLQYPVALAAVLRAGYTVVNVNPLYTPRELEHQLADSGAEAIVILENFAHTLEQVVGRTAVKHIIVASMGEMLGMAKGLVVDFVVRNVKKLVPAYSLPNAVRFKEALSHASGMKLTPVEITHDDVAFLQYTGGTTGVSKGATLTHRNVIANVLQVEAWSQPGLAKEPRVAELSIVCALPLYHIFALTACAMWGMRMGALNILIPNPRDIGGFIKELAKYKFNMLPAVNTLYNALVNHPDFHHLDFSGLKIANGGGMAVQQAVNDKWLKATGVAIIEGYGLSETAPVATCNRSDSTAFSGTIGLPIPSTDVTILDDDGNEVALGQPGEIAIRGPQVMVGYWNRPEETAKVMTADGYFKSGDVGVMDERGYVKIVDRKKDMILVSGFNVYPNELEAVVAAHPGVLEVACVGVPDAHSGEAVKLYVVRKDPQLTVEALMAYCKENLTGYKKPKYIEFRDELPKTNVGKILRRVLRDEATAGTREVA; encoded by the coding sequence ATGGACAAGATCTGGTTGAAGTCGTACCCATCCGGCGTTCCTGCCGAGATCGATCCGAACCAGTACCGCTCGCTGGTACACCTGCTGGAGGAATCGTTCCAGAAGTATGCGGACCGCAAGGCGTTCGTGTGCATGGACAAGCACATCACCTTCGGCGAGCTCGATACGCACTCGAAGCGCATCGGCGCCTGGCTGCAGAGCCGCGGTATGAAGCCGGGCGCGCGCGTGGCGCTGATGATGCCGAACGTGCTGCAATACCCGGTCGCGCTGGCGGCCGTGCTGCGTGCCGGCTATACGGTGGTCAACGTCAATCCGCTGTACACGCCGCGCGAGCTGGAACACCAGTTGGCCGACTCGGGTGCGGAAGCCATCGTCATCCTGGAAAACTTTGCCCACACGCTCGAGCAGGTGGTGGGCCGCACGGCCGTCAAGCACATCATCGTGGCCAGCATGGGCGAGATGCTGGGCATGGCCAAGGGCCTGGTGGTCGATTTCGTCGTGCGCAACGTGAAAAAGCTGGTGCCAGCGTATTCACTGCCGAACGCCGTGCGCTTCAAGGAAGCACTGTCGCACGCATCGGGCATGAAGCTGACGCCGGTGGAAATCACGCATGACGACGTGGCCTTCCTGCAGTACACCGGCGGCACCACCGGTGTCTCGAAAGGCGCCACGCTGACGCACCGGAACGTGATCGCCAACGTGCTGCAGGTGGAGGCGTGGTCGCAACCCGGCCTGGCGAAGGAGCCCCGCGTCGCGGAACTCTCGATCGTGTGCGCGCTGCCGCTGTACCACATCTTCGCGCTGACGGCGTGCGCCATGTGGGGCATGCGCATGGGCGCGCTGAACATCCTGATCCCGAACCCGCGCGACATCGGCGGTTTCATCAAGGAACTGGCCAAGTACAAGTTCAACATGCTGCCGGCCGTGAACACGCTGTACAACGCGCTGGTGAACCATCCCGATTTCCATCATCTCGATTTCTCGGGCCTCAAGATCGCCAACGGCGGTGGCATGGCCGTGCAGCAGGCCGTCAACGACAAGTGGCTGAAGGCGACCGGCGTGGCGATCATCGAGGGCTACGGCCTGTCGGAAACGGCGCCCGTGGCCACCTGCAACCGTTCCGACAGCACCGCGTTTTCCGGCACGATCGGCTTGCCGATTCCGTCGACCGACGTAACGATCCTCGATGACGACGGCAACGAAGTGGCGCTGGGCCAGCCGGGCGAAATCGCCATCCGCGGCCCGCAGGTCATGGTCGGCTACTGGAACCGGCCGGAGGAAACGGCCAAGGTGATGACGGCCGACGGCTACTTCAAATCCGGCGACGTGGGCGTGATGGACGAACGCGGATATGTGAAGATCGTCGACCGCAAGAAGGATATGATCCTGGTCTCGGGCTTCAATGTCTATCCGAACGAGCTCGAAGCCGTGGTGGCCGCGCACCCTGGCGTCCTCGAGGTGGCCTGCGTCGGCGTGCCGGACGCGCACTCCGGCGAGGCGGTCAAGCTGTATGTCGTGCGCAAGGATCCGCAACTGACCGTCGAAGCGCTGATGGCTTATTGCAAGGAAAACCTGACCGGCTACAAGAAGCCGAAATACATCGAGTTCCGCGACGAACTCCCGAAAACGAATGTCGGCAAGATCCTGCGGCGCGTGTTGCGCGACGAGGCCACGGCCGGCACCCGGGAAGTGGCATGA
- a CDS encoding M20 aminoacylase family protein — protein sequence MKLVEPIIAFQSALQEIRRDLHAHPELSYEEVRTADAVAARLAEWGIPVVRGLGVTGLVGIIRNGTSDRAIGLRADMDALPMQEVNTFPHASRHPGKMHACGHDGHTAMLLGAAWHLARQRNFDGTVYLVFQPAEEGGAGARAMIEDGLFERFPMEAIYGMHNWPGYAAGTMNVCTGPMMASSNEFHVTVRGKGAHAAQPHKGIDPVMIAVQIAQAWQTIITRNKSPLDTAVLSITQIHAGSATNVIPDTAQLVGTVRTFTTPVLDLVEQRMRTLAEGIAAAFEAEVDFHFKRNYPPLVNHEKETAFAVDVMKAVVGEQNVDANAEPTMGAEDFAFFLQEKPGCYIFIGNGDGDHRAGGHGLGPCVLHNGSYDFNDNLLPVGASFWVRLVETALPLR from the coding sequence ATGAAACTTGTAGAACCGATCATTGCGTTTCAATCCGCGCTGCAGGAAATCCGCCGCGACCTGCACGCCCATCCCGAACTCTCCTACGAGGAAGTGCGCACCGCCGACGCGGTGGCCGCCAGACTCGCCGAATGGGGCATCCCCGTGGTGCGGGGCCTTGGCGTGACGGGCCTCGTGGGCATCATCAGGAACGGCACCTCGGACCGCGCGATCGGCCTGCGTGCCGACATGGATGCGCTGCCGATGCAGGAAGTGAACACCTTCCCGCACGCCTCGCGCCACCCCGGCAAGATGCACGCGTGCGGCCACGACGGCCACACGGCAATGCTGCTGGGCGCGGCCTGGCACCTGGCGCGGCAGCGCAATTTCGACGGCACGGTCTACCTCGTGTTCCAGCCCGCCGAGGAAGGTGGTGCCGGTGCGCGCGCGATGATCGAGGACGGCCTGTTCGAACGCTTTCCGATGGAAGCCATCTACGGCATGCACAACTGGCCCGGCTATGCGGCCGGCACGATGAATGTGTGCACGGGGCCAATGATGGCGTCGTCGAATGAATTCCACGTGACGGTGCGCGGCAAGGGCGCGCATGCGGCCCAGCCGCACAAGGGCATCGATCCCGTGATGATCGCGGTACAGATCGCCCAGGCGTGGCAGACGATCATCACGCGCAACAAGAGCCCGCTGGACACGGCCGTGCTGTCGATCACGCAGATCCACGCCGGCAGCGCCACCAACGTGATCCCCGACACGGCGCAGCTGGTGGGCACCGTGCGCACGTTCACCACGCCGGTGCTGGACCTGGTCGAGCAGCGCATGCGGACGCTGGCCGAGGGCATTGCCGCCGCGTTCGAGGCCGAAGTGGATTTCCACTTCAAGCGCAACTATCCGCCGCTCGTCAACCACGAGAAGGAAACCGCGTTTGCCGTCGACGTGATGAAGGCCGTGGTGGGCGAGCAGAACGTGGATGCCAACGCCGAGCCGACGATGGGCGCCGAGGATTTCGCCTTCTTCCTGCAGGAAAAGCCCGGCTGTTACATCTTCATCGGCAACGGCGATGGCGACCACCGCGCGGGCGGCCATGGCCTGGGGCCATGCGTGCTGCACAATGGCAGCTACGATTTCAACGACAACCTTCTTCCAGTCGGTGCCAGCTTCTGGGTGCGGCTGGTGGAAACGGCGTTACCTTTGCGTTAA